The following are encoded together in the bacterium genome:
- the lpxA gene encoding acyl-ACP--UDP-N-acetylglucosamine O-acyltransferase, with protein sequence MTVPVHPTAIVDPGAEIDPTADIGPYVVIDGPVRIGPRTRVMAHAYLTGPRTELGADNVIHPGAVVGHEPQDLAFTNAPTGLRLGDRNVVRENAEIHRATQPDTWTIVGDDNYLMTRGHIAHNCRIGNRTIVCSGALVAGHAVVEDQAFVSGNCVVHQYVRIGRLAILRGLSRTSRDVPPFAIMDGTHTVRGVNAVGLRRAGFDAPRIRAVRNAFRILFRTRANLRDALARIEAEAVSPDVDELLRFIRASKRGIAMGAPRGAVPAVDDAD encoded by the coding sequence CTGACCGTGCCCGTCCATCCCACCGCCATCGTCGACCCGGGCGCGGAGATCGACCCGACGGCCGACATCGGGCCCTACGTCGTCATCGACGGGCCGGTGCGCATCGGCCCGCGCACACGCGTCATGGCCCACGCCTACCTCACCGGGCCGCGTACCGAGCTCGGCGCCGACAACGTCATCCATCCCGGCGCGGTCGTGGGCCACGAGCCGCAGGACCTGGCGTTCACCAATGCGCCGACCGGGCTGCGCCTGGGCGACCGCAACGTCGTGCGCGAGAACGCCGAGATCCACCGCGCCACGCAGCCCGACACCTGGACCATCGTCGGCGACGACAACTACCTCATGACCCGCGGCCACATCGCCCACAACTGCCGCATCGGCAACCGCACCATCGTCTGCAGCGGTGCGTTGGTGGCCGGGCATGCGGTGGTCGAGGACCAGGCCTTCGTGTCGGGCAACTGCGTCGTGCACCAGTACGTCCGCATCGGCCGCCTCGCGATCCTGCGCGGCCTCTCGCGCACCAGCCGCGACGTGCCGCCCTTCGCGATCATGGACGGCACCCACACGGTGCGGGGCGTCAACGCCGTCGGGCTGCGGCGCGCGGGTTTCGACGCGCCCCGCATCCGCGCCGTCCGCAACGCCTTCCGCATCCTCTTCCGCACGCGGGCGAACCTGCGCGATGCGCTGGCGCGGATCGAGGCCGAGGCGGTGTCGCCCGACGTCGACGAGCTGCTGCGCTTCATCCGGGCCTCGAAGCGGGGCATCGCCATGGGGGCGCCCCGCGGCGCGGTCCCGGCCGTCGACGACGCGGACTGA
- a CDS encoding DNA gyrase inhibitor YacG, which translates to MRVKTSTRRLKNVSSTTLRRRPAAAARTSARVVSCVGVSGRGDTGGPHPRRVGPVLSSRARRLAAPGPSGYSPAVRRAPCPSCRRDTAWDANSWRPFCSERCKLLDLSAWASERYRIAGEPVPEPPDRDDDPSRDA; encoded by the coding sequence ATGCGGGTGAAGACGTCGACCAGGCGCTTGAAGAACGTGTCGTCGACGACCTTGCGCAGGAGGCCGGCGGCGGCGGCGAGGACGTCCGCCAGGGTGGTGAGCTGTGTGGGCGTATCGGGGCGGGGTGACACGGGAGGCCCGCACCCTCGACGGGTCGGCCCCGTGCTGTCAAGCCGAGCTCGGAGGCTGGCGGCTCCCGGCCCGAGTGGCTACAGTCCGGCCGTGCGGCGAGCCCCGTGCCCCTCCTGCCGGCGCGACACCGCCTGGGACGCGAATTCCTGGCGGCCGTTCTGCTCGGAGCGCTGCAAGCTGCTCGATCTCTCGGCCTGGGCGTCGGAGCGCTATCGCATCGCCGGCGAGCCCGTGCCCGAGCCCCCCGACCGCGACGACGATCCCTCCCGCGACGCCTGA
- the hemE gene encoding uroporphyrinogen decarboxylase — protein MGAAPFLAACRREPTAHTPVWLMRQAGRYQPEYRAIRARLGFLELCKTPEVAAEVTVMAAEQLGVDAAILFADILLVLEPLGVGLEFAAGDGPVIHRPVRDAAAIDALPELDVAAMAYVADTVRAARAALKVPLIGFAAAPFTLASYLVEGGGSRDWLRTKGLMQSDPGAWRALMEKLARALAAYLNLQIDAGAQAVQLFDSWVGCLAPDDYRAHVLPHVRAIVGALRPGVPVIHFGTGTAGLLECQRAAGGDVIGLDWRVDLDAAWARLGDDIGVQGNLDPVALLAPIPEIRRRVAAVLGQAGGRRGHVFNLGHGVLQQTPVDHVRACVDAVHELSSRA, from the coding sequence ATGGGCGCCGCGCCGTTCCTCGCCGCCTGCCGGCGCGAGCCCACCGCGCACACGCCCGTCTGGCTGATGCGGCAGGCCGGGCGCTACCAGCCGGAGTATCGCGCCATCCGCGCCCGGCTCGGGTTCCTCGAGCTGTGCAAGACGCCCGAGGTCGCCGCCGAGGTGACGGTGATGGCCGCCGAGCAGCTCGGCGTCGACGCGGCGATCCTGTTCGCCGACATCCTGCTCGTCCTGGAGCCGCTCGGCGTCGGCCTCGAGTTCGCCGCCGGCGACGGCCCGGTGATCCACCGTCCCGTGCGCGACGCGGCCGCGATCGACGCCCTGCCCGAGCTCGACGTCGCCGCCATGGCCTACGTCGCCGACACGGTGCGGGCCGCGCGCGCGGCGCTCAAGGTGCCGCTCATCGGCTTCGCGGCGGCGCCCTTCACGCTGGCGTCGTACCTCGTCGAGGGCGGCGGCTCGCGCGACTGGCTGCGGACGAAGGGCCTCATGCAGTCCGACCCCGGCGCCTGGCGCGCGCTCATGGAGAAGCTCGCGCGCGCCCTCGCCGCCTACCTGAACCTGCAGATCGACGCCGGCGCGCAGGCGGTGCAGCTGTTCGACAGCTGGGTCGGCTGCCTCGCCCCCGACGACTATCGCGCCCACGTCCTGCCGCACGTGCGCGCCATCGTCGGAGCGCTGCGGCCCGGCGTGCCGGTGATCCACTTCGGCACCGGCACCGCGGGCCTGCTCGAGTGCCAGCGCGCCGCGGGCGGCGACGTCATCGGGCTCGACTGGCGCGTCGACCTCGACGCCGCCTGGGCGCGGCTGGGCGACGACATCGGCGTCCAGGGCAACCTCGATCCGGTCGCCCTGCTGGCGCCGATCCCCGAGATCCGCCGCCGCGTCGCCGCGGTCCTCGGCCAGGCCGGCGGGCGCCGCGGCCACGTCTTCAACCTGGGCCACGGGGTGCTCCAGCAGACGCCGGTCGACCACGTGCGCGCCTGCGTCGACGCCGTCCACGAGCTATCCTCGCGGGCCTGA
- the hemH gene encoding ferrochelatase, with the protein MPAPAVLLIAFGGPTRPDEIRPFLANVTRGRPIPPARLEAVVRHYEEIGGRSPLNALTFRQADALRARLPGVPVYVGMRNWAPYLADVVAEMARDGVGDALGLILSPHASEASRERYVEAVAAGCTALGGRAPRFTWAPSWHVHPDFVAAWVDMVGAALAAVPAGAPLVFTAHSIPLAAAAASPYVQEIQASAAAVTAALGGRPWRLAWQSRSGNPRDPWLEPDVEDVIRELGADGVRHLVVAPIGFVCDHVEVLYDLDVAAQKTARAAGVTLVRASTPNDHPHFVRMLADVVRSSRG; encoded by the coding sequence ATGCCCGCACCCGCGGTCCTGCTGATCGCCTTCGGCGGCCCGACCCGTCCCGACGAGATCCGTCCCTTCCTCGCCAACGTCACCCGCGGGCGGCCGATCCCGCCGGCACGGCTCGAGGCGGTGGTCCGGCACTACGAGGAGATCGGCGGTCGCTCGCCCCTGAACGCGCTCACGTTCCGCCAGGCCGACGCGCTGCGCGCGCGGCTGCCCGGCGTCCCCGTCTACGTCGGCATGCGCAACTGGGCCCCGTATCTCGCCGACGTCGTCGCCGAGATGGCGCGCGACGGCGTCGGCGACGCGCTCGGTCTGATCCTGTCGCCGCACGCGAGCGAGGCCAGCCGCGAGCGCTACGTCGAGGCCGTCGCCGCCGGCTGCACGGCGCTCGGCGGGCGCGCGCCGCGTTTCACCTGGGCGCCGAGCTGGCACGTCCATCCCGACTTCGTCGCCGCCTGGGTCGACATGGTCGGGGCGGCGCTCGCGGCCGTGCCCGCCGGCGCGCCGCTCGTCTTCACGGCCCACAGCATCCCGCTCGCGGCCGCGGCGGCGTCGCCCTACGTGCAGGAGATCCAGGCCAGCGCCGCGGCGGTGACGGCGGCCCTCGGCGGCCGGCCGTGGCGGCTCGCGTGGCAGAGCCGCAGCGGCAACCCGCGCGACCCGTGGCTCGAGCCCGACGTCGAGGACGTCATTCGCGAGCTGGGCGCCGACGGCGTGCGACACCTGGTCGTCGCGCCGATCGGCTTCGTGTGCGACCACGTCGAGGTGCTCTACGACCTCGACGTGGCCGCGCAGAAGACGGCGCGCGCCGCCGGCGTCACGCTGGTGCGCGCGTCGACGCCGAACGACCATCCGCACTTCGTGCGCATGCTCGCGGACGTCGTGCGGAGCAGCCGCGGGTGA
- the hemG gene encoding protoporphyrinogen oxidase, whose translation MVGAGVAGLAAAHRLLARPARDVEVVLYEAGPRAGGPIGTEHVDGFAIELGPDTFITDKPWALALCERLGFADALIATRPGERRTWVVRDGRLAPLPEGFLMMAPTAPWPLVTSPLFSWAGKLRMALDLILPAHPVRDESLGAFVRRRLGREALERVVDPLVSGIYTADPDRLSLAATMPRFQEMERVHGSVIHGLRHAADARDAAGARYGLFASHRDGMGGLVDALVARLPPGALHLRTPVRGLEPGVAGWRVHLADAVVETDAVIVAVPAWAAAPLLAPLDASLAADLAAIDYASSATVTFAVRAGPVRDALRGFGFVVPFAEGRRLVACTFASRKWAGRAPDGYELLRAFVGGARDPGIVDADDATLVATARGELEALLRVPIEPVLTRVARHRRAMPQYAVGHLDRVAALEARLATLPGLALAGAAYRGVGIPDCVRSGEAAADALGFR comes from the coding sequence GTGGTGGGGGCCGGCGTCGCCGGGCTCGCCGCCGCCCACCGCCTGCTCGCGCGCCCGGCGCGCGACGTCGAGGTCGTGCTCTACGAAGCCGGCCCCCGTGCCGGCGGCCCCATCGGCACGGAGCACGTCGACGGCTTCGCGATCGAGCTCGGCCCCGACACGTTCATCACCGACAAGCCGTGGGCGCTGGCGCTGTGCGAGCGGCTCGGCTTCGCCGACGCGCTGATCGCCACCCGACCCGGCGAGCGCCGCACGTGGGTGGTGCGCGACGGCCGTCTCGCCCCGCTGCCCGAGGGCTTCCTCATGATGGCGCCGACGGCGCCGTGGCCGCTCGTCACCTCGCCGCTCTTCTCGTGGGCCGGGAAGCTGCGCATGGCGCTCGACCTCATCCTGCCCGCGCACCCGGTCCGCGACGAGAGCCTCGGCGCCTTCGTCCGCCGCCGGCTCGGGCGCGAGGCGCTCGAGCGGGTCGTCGATCCGCTTGTCTCCGGCATCTACACCGCCGACCCGGACCGGCTGTCGCTCGCCGCGACGATGCCGCGCTTCCAGGAGATGGAGCGCGTGCACGGCAGCGTCATCCACGGGCTTCGCCACGCCGCCGACGCGCGCGACGCCGCCGGTGCACGCTACGGGCTCTTCGCGAGCCATCGCGACGGCATGGGCGGCTTGGTCGACGCGCTGGTCGCACGCCTGCCGCCCGGCGCGCTGCACCTCCGCACGCCCGTGCGCGGGCTCGAGCCGGGCGTGGCCGGCTGGCGCGTGCACCTCGCCGACGCCGTCGTCGAGACCGACGCGGTGATCGTCGCCGTCCCGGCGTGGGCGGCGGCGCCGCTCCTCGCCCCGCTCGACGCGAGCCTCGCCGCCGACCTCGCCGCCATCGACTACGCCTCGTCGGCGACGGTCACGTTCGCGGTGCGCGCCGGGCCCGTGCGCGACGCGCTGCGCGGCTTCGGCTTCGTGGTGCCCTTCGCCGAGGGCCGGCGGCTCGTCGCCTGCACGTTCGCGAGCCGCAAGTGGGCCGGGCGGGCGCCCGACGGCTACGAGCTGCTGCGCGCGTTCGTCGGCGGGGCGCGCGATCCCGGCATCGTCGACGCCGACGACGCGACCCTCGTCGCCACGGCGCGGGGGGAGCTCGAGGCGCTGCTGCGCGTCCCCATCGAGCCCGTGCTCACCCGGGTGGCGCGCCACCGGCGCGCGATGCCGCAGTACGCCGTCGGCCATCTCGACCGCGTCGCCGCCCTCGAGGCCCGCCTCGCGACGCTGCCGGGGCTGGCGCTCGCGGGGGCGGCCTATCGCGGCGTCGGCATCCCCGACTGCGTACGCAGCGGCGAAGCCGCCGCCGACGCCCTCGGCTTCCGTTAG
- a CDS encoding cbb3-type cytochrome c oxidase subunit I, which produces MGPLDAGAVAAGGRRPGGGRLVSHATHSHGAAPAGTPAAPQGFWTTWVFSLDHKTIGKQYLAIGVLMAVIGGLLAYMIRWQLAWPETAVPGFGWVPQPTMFDGIVPPEVYNALVTMHGTIMVFFVAMPILLGAFGNFLLPLMVGAPDMAFPRLNRLSVWTLALASVVLLASFFVPGGAASAGWTSYAPLSADAAYTGVGLGIDLWLVALALEFASFLMGGVNFLTTVVNMRAPGMTLWRLPLLVWMQLVAAVLFLLSVGPLVAACLMLFADRTLGTAFFLPGRGGDALLWQHLFWFFGHPEVYVIMLPGFGIFMEILPVFARKPFFAYRAVVWSVIVAGALSFIVWAHHMFVSGIDPRLANPFTITTILISVPFAVMVGAMLATLWGGAIQLATPMLFALGGLATFLVGGVTGIFLGSAAVDVYLHDTYFVVAHFHYTLFPAVIFGGLAGLYYWFPKMFGRLLNEPLGKLHFWITFVSFNVVFVPLFLVGTAGHMRRIYDPTQYDFLQPFMGQHALVTRAAIVLMLAQVLLLVNVVWTLLRGRQAPDNPWQANTLEWATTSPPPHGNFAAPPAVHRDPYEYSPPGYAEDWLPQHAPAGGGR; this is translated from the coding sequence ATGGGACCTCTGGACGCAGGAGCAGTGGCCGCAGGCGGCCGCCGCCCCGGCGGGGGGCGGCTCGTGAGCCATGCGACGCATTCCCACGGCGCCGCCCCGGCGGGCACGCCCGCCGCGCCGCAGGGCTTCTGGACGACGTGGGTCTTCTCGCTCGACCACAAGACGATCGGCAAGCAGTACCTCGCGATCGGCGTGCTGATGGCGGTGATCGGCGGGCTCCTCGCCTACATGATCCGCTGGCAGCTGGCGTGGCCGGAGACCGCCGTGCCCGGCTTCGGCTGGGTGCCGCAGCCGACGATGTTCGACGGCATCGTCCCGCCCGAGGTCTACAACGCGCTGGTAACGATGCACGGCACCATCATGGTGTTCTTCGTCGCCATGCCGATCCTGCTCGGCGCCTTCGGCAACTTCCTCCTGCCGCTCATGGTGGGCGCGCCGGACATGGCGTTCCCGCGTCTCAACCGCCTCTCGGTGTGGACGCTGGCGCTGGCGTCGGTCGTCCTGCTGGCGTCGTTCTTCGTCCCGGGCGGCGCGGCGTCGGCGGGCTGGACGAGCTACGCGCCGCTGTCCGCCGACGCGGCCTACACGGGCGTGGGCCTCGGCATCGACCTGTGGCTGGTCGCGCTGGCGCTCGAGTTCGCATCGTTCCTCATGGGCGGCGTCAACTTCCTCACCACCGTGGTCAACATGCGCGCGCCCGGCATGACGCTCTGGCGCCTGCCGCTGCTGGTGTGGATGCAGCTCGTGGCGGCGGTGCTGTTCCTCCTGTCGGTGGGGCCGCTCGTCGCCGCCTGCCTCATGCTGTTCGCCGACCGCACGCTCGGCACGGCGTTCTTCCTGCCCGGGCGCGGCGGCGACGCGCTGCTCTGGCAGCACCTCTTCTGGTTCTTCGGCCACCCCGAGGTCTACGTCATCATGCTGCCGGGGTTCGGCATCTTCATGGAGATCCTGCCCGTCTTCGCGCGCAAGCCGTTCTTCGCCTATCGCGCCGTGGTCTGGTCGGTGATCGTCGCCGGCGCGCTCAGCTTCATCGTCTGGGCACACCACATGTTCGTCTCGGGCATCGACCCGCGGCTCGCCAACCCGTTCACCATCACCACCATCCTCATCTCCGTGCCGTTCGCCGTCATGGTGGGCGCGATGCTGGCGACGCTGTGGGGCGGCGCGATCCAGCTCGCGACGCCGATGCTGTTCGCGCTGGGCGGCCTCGCGACCTTCCTCGTCGGCGGCGTCACCGGCATCTTCCTCGGCTCGGCGGCGGTCGACGTCTACCTGCACGACACCTACTTCGTGGTCGCGCACTTCCACTACACGCTGTTCCCCGCGGTGATCTTCGGCGGGCTCGCCGGGCTCTACTACTGGTTCCCGAAGATGTTCGGCCGTCTGCTGAACGAGCCGCTCGGCAAGCTGCACTTCTGGATCACGTTCGTCAGCTTCAACGTCGTCTTCGTCCCGCTCTTCCTGGTCGGGACCGCGGGCCACATGCGGCGCATCTACGATCCGACCCAGTACGACTTCCTGCAGCCGTTCATGGGCCAGCACGCGCTCGTCACCAGGGCGGCGATCGTCCTCATGCTCGCGCAGGTCCTCCTGCTGGTGAACGTCGTCTGGACGCTCCTGCGCGGCCGGCAGGCGCCCGACAACCCGTGGCAGGCGAACACGCTCGAGTGGGCGACGACGTCGCCGCCGCCGCACGGCAACTTCGCCGCGCCGCCCGCGGTGCACCGCGATCCGTACGAGTACTCGCCGCCCGGCTACGCCGAGGACTGGCTGCCGCAGCACGCCCCCGCCGGAGGCGGCCGGTGA
- a CDS encoding cytochrome c oxidase subunit 3, with protein sequence MPLGRAGMWWFLASEVMVFGALMITYVVNRIAAGGWGAERAHVNARIAAVNTLLLLTSSLTVVLALQAERDATTARTRRFLVATIGLGLGFLGLKAVEYLLELRAGHAPWSGAFWSYYYLMTGLHGLHVLGGIVALAWLWIGLGRPGAAALRHRVEYVGLYWHFVDLVWIFLFPLLYLS encoded by the coding sequence ATGCCGCTCGGACGTGCGGGCATGTGGTGGTTCCTCGCCTCCGAGGTGATGGTCTTCGGCGCGCTCATGATCACCTACGTCGTGAACCGCATCGCGGCCGGCGGCTGGGGCGCGGAGCGCGCCCACGTGAACGCGCGCATCGCCGCGGTGAACACGCTGCTCCTCCTGACCAGCAGCCTCACGGTCGTGCTCGCGCTCCAGGCCGAGCGCGACGCGACGACCGCGCGCACGCGCCGCTTCCTGGTCGCGACCATCGGCCTCGGCCTCGGCTTCCTCGGGCTGAAGGCGGTCGAGTACTTGCTCGAGCTGCGCGCGGGCCATGCGCCGTGGAGCGGCGCGTTCTGGTCGTACTACTACCTCATGACCGGGCTGCACGGCCTGCACGTCCTGGGCGGCATCGTCGCGCTGGCGTGGCTGTGGATCGGCCTCGGCCGGCCGGGCGCCGCGGCGCTGCGACACCGGGTCGAGTACGTCGGCCTGTACTGGCACTTCGTCGACCTCGTGTGGATCTTCCTCTTCCCCCTCCTCTACCTGTCGTGA
- a CDS encoding cytochrome C oxidase subunit IV family protein — MTSPLAVWVWLVVLVGAGLALFLLPLSHELITAILMGIAAVKAFLVARHYMHLKGQPAMLYAVALVPVVLAIVLGVVLLPDVAYR; from the coding sequence GTGACGAGCCCCCTCGCCGTCTGGGTCTGGCTGGTCGTCCTCGTGGGCGCCGGTCTCGCGCTCTTCCTGCTGCCGCTGTCGCACGAGCTGATCACCGCGATCCTCATGGGCATCGCGGCGGTGAAGGCGTTCCTCGTCGCGCGCCACTACATGCACCTGAAGGGTCAGCCGGCGATGCTCTACGCGGTCGCGCTCGTACCCGTCGTGCTGGCGATCGTCCTCGGGGTCGTCCTGCTGCCCGACGTGGCGTACCGTTGA
- a CDS encoding heme-copper oxidase subunit III, whose amino-acid sequence MATRATPRLRRGRPGEPAPPPAERPGIPSIVFGTLVFIGSEVMFFAALISAFLVLRAGAGGWPPPGQPRLPMGLTLANTLVLFASAWTMWRAQRAVRADDRHGLAQWLGVTVTLGAVFVLVQGTEWIRMLAFGLDATANLYGAVFYTVIATHGAHVLGGIALLLFVWWRARAGRYRATSHDGVDAAALFWYFVVGIWPLLFTLVYL is encoded by the coding sequence ATGGCGACGCGCGCCACTCCCCGCCTGCGCCGCGGCCGCCCGGGCGAGCCGGCTCCGCCTCCCGCCGAGCGGCCGGGCATCCCGAGCATCGTCTTCGGGACGCTCGTCTTCATCGGCAGCGAGGTGATGTTCTTCGCCGCGCTCATCAGCGCCTTTCTCGTGCTGCGCGCCGGCGCGGGCGGCTGGCCGCCGCCGGGACAGCCCCGCCTGCCGATGGGGCTCACGCTGGCGAACACCCTCGTCCTGTTCGCGAGCGCGTGGACGATGTGGCGCGCGCAACGCGCCGTCCGCGCCGACGACCGCCACGGGCTCGCGCAGTGGCTCGGCGTCACCGTCACGCTCGGTGCGGTGTTCGTGCTCGTCCAGGGCACCGAGTGGATCCGCATGCTGGCGTTCGGGCTCGACGCCACGGCGAACCTGTACGGAGCGGTGTTCTACACCGTCATCGCGACGCACGGCGCGCACGTGCTCGGCGGCATCGCGCTGCTCCTCTTCGTCTGGTGGCGCGCCCGCGCGGGTCGCTACCGGGCGACGAGCCACGACGGCGTCGATGCCGCGGCGCTGTTCTGGTACTTCGTCGTGGGGATATGGCCGCTCCTCTTCACGCTGGTATACCTGTGA
- a CDS encoding enoyl-CoA hydratase/isomerase family protein, with amino-acid sequence MLDLTRDGDVSILRLDGGENRFTPPLMEALERALDAIEGGAGPAAVVLTGTGKFFSNGLDLEEMMRAGQEGATAYVGRVLGIVGRLFTCPAPTVAVVNGHAFGAGALLALAADVQLMRADRGYFCMPEVDLEVAFHPGMAALLLARVPARVAHDLVVTGARIGGAEAAARGVVDEALDEAALLPRAIAIAAARASKAGPAMGVLKRSLYPQVVEALARPLALG; translated from the coding sequence ATGCTGGACCTCACCCGCGACGGCGACGTCTCCATCCTGCGGCTCGACGGCGGCGAGAACCGCTTCACGCCCCCGCTGATGGAGGCGCTGGAGCGGGCGCTGGACGCGATCGAGGGCGGCGCCGGCCCGGCTGCGGTCGTCCTCACCGGGACCGGCAAATTCTTCTCCAACGGCCTCGACCTCGAGGAGATGATGCGCGCCGGCCAGGAGGGCGCGACCGCCTACGTCGGCCGCGTGCTCGGCATCGTCGGACGCCTCTTCACCTGTCCGGCGCCCACGGTCGCGGTGGTGAACGGGCACGCGTTCGGCGCCGGCGCGCTGCTCGCCCTCGCCGCCGACGTCCAGCTGATGCGCGCCGACCGCGGCTACTTCTGCATGCCCGAGGTCGACCTCGAGGTCGCGTTCCATCCCGGCATGGCCGCGCTGCTGCTGGCGCGCGTGCCGGCACGGGTGGCGCACGACCTCGTCGTCACCGGGGCGCGGATCGGCGGCGCCGAGGCGGCGGCGCGCGGCGTCGTCGACGAGGCGCTCGACGAGGCGGCGCTGCTGCCGCGTGCCATCGCGATCGCCGCGGCGCGGGCGTCGAAGGCAGGTCCCGCCATGGGCGTGCTGAAGAGGAGCCTCTACCCGCAGGTGGTGGAGGCGCTGGCGCGGCCGCTCGCGCTCGGCTGA
- a CDS encoding HDOD domain-containing protein, translating into MPAPGDHTDGRLHSLLTRAGSGSDFPAHAQIIRQIHAAVQKDNCAALDVVRIILKDPGLSSKVLRVVNSAYYRHQTEPISTVTRAVIILGFETIRDVTTGLLLLEDLVKRGQTSEYIREGLRRSLYCGLLAQALSAKVGYPMPEEAYLLGLFADWGMLWVATHFPDDFEKAQRLARRRGLRIEDAATEVLGVPPTALAAGVLEKWRFPPAFAEYFRETPSERERLATRSDEGRLLAIVNLASDFTAPQGEMGAEVGASVLKRFQNLFGLAPEPFLDAARSARDAFRHQAPLFGLEPDDPAASPSDVPADAPAANLQAALSIISEITRAIVEHDDINETLAMVLEGVARAGRWDVVFFALLNAGRDRLVGRLGYGEDVKRWLAALDVPLRPDAGVLAECVLGSKPCLGSGTPTPALSAVTSFLALPLVVRGRAIGVLVAGRTQPPAASTADMHLVQLFCSQASLALDRAAN; encoded by the coding sequence ATGCCAGCTCCCGGCGATCACACCGACGGCCGTCTCCACAGCCTGCTGACCCGCGCCGGCAGCGGCTCCGATTTTCCCGCGCACGCGCAGATCATCCGCCAGATCCACGCCGCCGTGCAGAAGGACAACTGCGCGGCGCTCGACGTCGTACGCATCATCCTGAAGGACCCGGGCCTCTCGTCGAAGGTGCTGCGCGTCGTCAACTCGGCGTACTACCGGCACCAGACGGAGCCGATCTCCACGGTGACGCGCGCGGTGATCATCCTCGGCTTCGAGACCATCCGCGACGTCACGACCGGGCTCCTCCTGCTCGAGGATCTCGTGAAGCGCGGCCAGACCAGCGAGTACATCCGCGAGGGCCTGCGCCGCTCGCTGTACTGCGGCCTGCTGGCGCAGGCGCTGTCCGCGAAGGTCGGCTATCCGATGCCCGAAGAGGCGTACCTGCTCGGCCTGTTCGCCGACTGGGGCATGCTGTGGGTGGCGACCCACTTCCCGGACGACTTCGAGAAGGCGCAGCGGCTCGCGCGCCGGCGCGGGCTGCGCATCGAGGACGCCGCCACCGAGGTGCTCGGCGTGCCGCCGACGGCGCTCGCCGCGGGCGTGCTCGAGAAGTGGCGCTTCCCCCCCGCGTTCGCGGAGTACTTCCGCGAGACGCCGTCGGAGCGCGAGCGCCTGGCGACGCGCTCCGACGAGGGCCGCCTGCTCGCGATCGTGAACCTGGCGTCCGACTTCACGGCGCCGCAGGGCGAGATGGGTGCGGAGGTCGGCGCCTCGGTGCTGAAGCGCTTCCAGAACCTCTTCGGCCTCGCCCCCGAGCCGTTCCTCGACGCCGCCCGCAGCGCGCGCGACGCCTTCCGCCATCAGGCGCCGCTCTTCGGCCTCGAGCCCGACGATCCGGCCGCGTCCCCGAGCGACGTGCCTGCCGACGCGCCGGCCGCCAACCTCCAGGCGGCGCTCTCGATCATCTCCGAGATCACGCGCGCCATCGTCGAGCACGACGACATCAACGAGACCCTCGCCATGGTGCTGGAAGGCGTCGCGCGCGCCGGCCGCTGGGACGTCGTCTTCTTCGCGCTGCTGAACGCCGGGCGCGACCGTCTCGTCGGCCGCCTCGGCTACGGCGAGGACGTGAAGCGCTGGCTCGCGGCTCTCGACGTGCCGCTGCGTCCCGACGCCGGCGTCCTCGCCGAGTGCGTGCTGGGCTCGAAGCCGTGCCTCGGCAGCGGCACGCCGACGCCGGCCCTGTCGGCGGTGACGTCGTTCCTGGCCCTGCCCCTCGTCGTGCGCGGGCGGGCCATCGGCGTCCTCGTCGCGGGCCGCACGCAGCCGCCGGCCGCATCGACGGCCGACATGCATCTCGTGCAGCTGTTCTGCAGCCAGGCGAGTCTGGCGCTCGACCGCGCCGCGAACTGA
- a CDS encoding DUF938 domain-containing protein, which translates to MDPSACRHAPATTRNRDPLLAVLRRLLPPAGTVVEIASGTGEHAAWFAAALPGLVWQPSDPDPEARASVAAWCDGLANVRPPLALDARAPDTWPVAAADALLCVNMIHIAPWAACEGLVAGAGRLLPAGAPLVLYGPYRVGGAHTAPSNAAFDADLRARNPAWGVRDLDDVVAAAAPHGLRLEETVAMPANNLTVVLRRA; encoded by the coding sequence GTGGATCCGTCCGCCTGCCGTCACGCCCCCGCCACGACGCGCAACCGCGACCCGCTGCTCGCGGTCCTGCGTCGCCTGCTGCCGCCCGCCGGCACCGTCGTCGAGATCGCGAGCGGGACGGGGGAGCACGCCGCCTGGTTCGCGGCCGCGCTGCCGGGCCTCGTCTGGCAGCCGAGCGATCCCGATCCCGAGGCCCGTGCGAGCGTCGCCGCCTGGTGCGACGGGCTCGCGAACGTGCGGCCGCCGCTCGCGCTCGACGCGCGGGCGCCCGACACCTGGCCGGTCGCCGCCGCGGACGCGCTCCTCTGCGTGAACATGATCCACATCGCGCCGTGGGCCGCGTGCGAGGGGCTCGTCGCCGGGGCGGGACGCCTGCTTCCGGCCGGCGCCCCGCTGGTCCTCTACGGACCCTACCGCGTCGGCGGCGCGCACACCGCGCCCAGCAACGCCGCCTTCGACGCCGATCTGCGCGCGCGCAACCCGGCCTGGGGCGTGCGCGATCTCGACGACGTGGTCGCGGCCGCGGCGCCGCACGGGCTGCGGCTCGAGGAGACCGTCGCCATGCCGGCGAACAACCTCACCGTCGTGCTGCGTCGCGCGTGA